CTCTGGTTACCTAGTGCATACTGACTTCCTGTGACTGTAATAATTTGTCTTCCACTGAGCAGAATGTCACAGTGAGTGCAGATGTTACTGCACACTTGTCAGGACTGCATCCTCTTGGGATGTGGTAGAAAAATTATGGAAACATTTTAACAGTCCTTTCAACATTTGGTTAATATGAGGCTTCAATAATTGTTCcataatcctttttaaaaattctttgtgtgCATGTTCATGATTCATTCATCATATCCCATAACTGTGATCAAGAAGGGGCTTCAATGTGAGAAAAAATTCCCAAACCAGaaccaatcaaaataaaaaagaagagggatGAGAGGTTTCCAGGCTAACAGATAGTCAATATGGTTCCATCTCTTATCATAATGCATGAtaatattttaaggagaaaatttattaaaaacaaacttgcTTTTATTACTGTGTAGtagatcatttaaaatttttccatatgaaaTAATGGACAGCAAGTATTGGATAACCATTAGACAGGCAGTTGGGGATGAGAATCCTATTATTTATTGCCATGTGaaggcagaagaagaagcagaatttAGGCTGAGGAGTGAAAGGCAAAGAATTCCAAACATCAGTATGTGGAGCTCAATGATGGTCACTTCATTTCTGGACAGGGCTTTGGCACCTATAAATCTCAAGAGGTAACAGTAGGGTATTGCATTAAGGGTTCCAAAGAAAGTAGACAAAGGATGAATGGAATCCAATCTGGGTTGTCAAGGTACTTGCTTCCTATGTGACTCTGGGGGGCTTATATGGTTCTCTGTTTCTGTAGGCAAGAGATATTCCATGTGTGGGAGAAACAATGATCAGACATTTCTGTACATCACTGATGGTGTGGTCCCCTACTGAGTATTTATCAATTTGCTAGAATGATGGATTTTAGCAATTGGTTTTCACTGGGTCTGGTTTCTCTATTTTTatactttgcaatttttttccttccaagaaAGCAAGGTTCACAATAATCTATGTAGCAAAAGGTACTTGACAGGAGAAGCACAGAATAAATGATGCTGATAACTTCCTTCCACTGTGAAGAAGTCTTCAGCATCTCACAGAAAATGCTGCACCTTGgctgaatagatttttttcatgtgctcTCAACTGCAGGGAATTTAGCTGAATGTATAATATAACATCTTGAGAAGTCAAGTGGCACATAAGAAAGATATTTCCAATTATTGGTCATCATTTATGTGTGCTGTATTGACAAATTACAATCTGAAGAGGAGTGAGCTAAGTTCACTAGAGTGGAACTAATTTTGTACTTTGGAAACTTAATTGTGTGATAAGCGATTAGTCTTTGGATATAGTATTTTTCTTCTGCATGACTTAAGGAAACATCCAGAGACATGAGAGGACATGTTTACATTGTAGGGCAAAGtggcataaagtggaccactagGGCTTCAGCTGTACTTCACGTGCCCTGACACTTAGGAAATTCAGGGCTAGTATCAGCAGAGGGTGGGTAGGACACAGGATCACATTCAGTTTGATTTCATGGAAAAAGAAATCTTCTGAAAAatttaagaagagaaaagaatgtgtttgatttgcctttttattctttaacaaATGAACTTTCAAATCATTATCCAACCTTTGTAGACCATGAAATATTGTCATTTTCACTCTTATTATATCTTCCACAAATAGTGTGAATTAACTTTAAGGGCTCACACTAATGTGATTAATCCCTTACAACATGAgtacattttcttatttgtaaatctATATCCTCACCCTATACATATTTTTCCAGCCAGTGTTTAGATCCATCATATATagttacaggtgtgggccagaGGTTACACAGCACATTGCTCTTTGTTCAAGAGCCTGTTATCAATCTGGCCCCTGGTTGGCATTTGGGAactttgatttttcagtttttaataacACACAAAGATCGTGAAGGTTCCTAAATGGCATGAAGATTGCAGTTTATCTAGGCATTCTTCAGTCATGTTCATAGTCCTCTTGTGCCAGGGCAGTGGGATAGGTTACCAAAAGACCAGAGAAAATACCTGGAGACTCCATATAGGCAAAAGTCCTTATTGAGAAATGCTTACAGGGAGGGTCCTGCAGTGACAGGCTGAACAGACAGCACCTGCCTCTCTCACATTGGTCCATGTAAATAGAAGCAGAGTGATTACTTCCAATTATAGGCATGTTTGTCCTAGAGAGTTggtaaagaagtgaaaaaaatgaattccaaaCATCAGTATGTGGAGTTCAATGATGGTCACTTCATTCCTGGATGGGGCTTTGGCACCTATAAACCTCAAGAGGTAACAGTAAGGGGTTGGGTTGAGGGTTCATAAGAAAGTAGACACAAGATAAATGGAATCCAATCTATGTTGTCAAGTTAGTTGTTCCTTATGTGACTCTGAAGGACTCACATGTTCTCTCTTTCTTCAAGCTAGAGCtattccatgtacttgttgactgtacctcttcttttgaaatttcagctcctttgttgatttttgttattgttgtgaaACTTTTTGAGTTCATTGTACATTtttcaaattatcattttatCTGCAGTGTGGGTGGCATAGATTTTTTGTCATTAACTAGGAGAATCCCAGACAAAGTAGATTTGAGGACATTACTACAACTATAGCACTAACACAAGACATGGGCAAAATTTGAGATTTGAGAGGATACTCCTTCTGCATATGACATTAAAAATCAATCTTTAGCTATTTCCTTAAATCTTACATATTAGAAGAATGGGCATTCAAAGTTCAGGTACTAGCTCCTTATCACATAATTAAGTAGTACGAAGAACACATTGGACTATAAAATAACTTCCTTCTAATAAATTCTCCACTTTACTCACTATAAGTTACTTCTCATAATATGATTCTCAAATACTTTTGTTTGTTCCTCTAGGTTCCTAATAGTAAGACAATAGAGGCCACTAAAATAGCTATAGAAGCTGGGTTCTGCCATATTGATTGTGCTTATGCATACCAAGTAGAAGAGGAGGTAGGACTGGCCATTAGAAGCAAGATTGCAGATGGCACTGTGAAGAGAGAAGACATATTCTATACTTCAAAGGAATTGTGTATACACGGTAAAAATTATTGCAATGTGATATAAAGAACGGAAAATTACATTGGGTGATCAGTTGTTGTGGAAAGTGATTATTTGTACAAAGTTTATTCACATAAAAAATAGAGTATCAAAAGCAGAgaaagggggctgaggttgtgtctcagtggtagagagcttgcctcacatgtgtgaggcactgggtttgattctcagaacagcatataataaatgaataaaataaaagtccatgaacaattgaaaacaatttttttaaaaagcagagaaataTTATGTATTCCTACTCAGAGTCTACAAATTTATGACTTTAAAGTTCTTTAAATTTCTGACTCTCCAATCAGCAGTATGATTTTGTATTCCTTATGGAATCAGAATTATGATCAGATTATGGACTCATTATCTTCtgattgacttttaaatttttttcatcattctgaATATCAACATTTCATTTGTCATTATAAAATAACAATGTAGGAAATTTCTATTTGTAGTAAACAAGATATAGCTAAAGTATCTTGTCTATTAAGATGTTCAAAATGTGTTTCTCTTcagttctttaaataaaaaatactaattcttattttatgaagTGAATGCATGAGTTACACTAAAAATAGCTTTGTAATATCTATGAACATAAATCAGAGATTAAATAATGCTATTatctgataaaaattttatgtcatttgtaATTTCTTCCATATTTCAATTGATTGACTAATAATAGACAAAAATACAATCCAGTTTACATGAATAGGTCTGATTGATGGAAACCCAAGTTTTTTAGAGACTGTCTTTCTTGAGATCACCATTTTCAATGCATAGATACATGCATGTTCTAAACAGTTTCCTCAActctataaataaaaaggatacaaATTCTTCTCCATCTGGTAGAATAACTAAGATATTTAGAATGTTTGTGTACTATTTTTGTAACTCAATCAAACATAATTTACATAATGGGCATTGTTATTTGAGAAAGAACTTTATCTCTTGGATCACTTCATTCTTTGTTCAGTAGGTATATGGAAAATAGCCAAATAGTAAGGTTTATATGTTCAAGacagatgaaaagaaacaaaggaaagaagacagtTATATTTCCCTCATGGCCATCAGTTTCCAACCAGAAGAAAATTGTCTCTGCATTAGGTAAAAGAAAACTCATGCATTTGTCAACAAATATGCCATAAATAATTGCTAAAAGAAAAACTGTAAAGAAATACCAACAAACCTGCTGGTATTGATGTCTAGATGAGAAAACTTTGTCAACAAAACTGGCTAGAGTATTaattccaaatttcattctttaaccTCTGCAGCTTTGGTCCACTTTTCATAAGCCAGATTTAGTCCGACCATCCTTGGAACAGTCACTGAAAAAACTTCAGCTGGACTATGTTGACCTCCTTCTCATTCATTTCCCTCTACCTTTGCAGGTAAGGGGTTTGGGTGTAACTTGTTTCCTTTCCACCTTCCCTTATCCCTGCATTCCAACACATTGGCTTCATTTTCATCTCATCATTTTTCATTGGTAAAAAATAATGCCTTGGGGCAGTTTAAGACTCATTGACGGTAACATTTGAGAGTTACTTTGGCTTTCTGACACCCATATTAAtctcaaaaaaaaccccaccaagaTACTGACCCTGCTTGGTTCATATGCATGCTCCTGGACCATAGTATGTCGAGGGGCATAAGGATTTCTGATCTTTTCACCTGGGTCATGAACACAAGCCATTTATCACTGGATATCGAGGCTATGTTATTATTTATGGCCTTTCCCAATGAAGGAGAAGTGTTTTCCAGAGGAAAGTATAGGggctaaaaaaaattaacagaagttGTATGAAACCCCCACCAGGACCTGggaaaatagtatttattatacACATGAAAGATCTAAAGGATTAAGGGAATACCTGTCTCCAAAGGACATTCCTTTGACTTTAaagttctttaattttaaatgcaaaatattttacaaataccaGGATCTAGAATATAGCTCCACCTACCTTATGAAAACTTAATGTCCCATGCACACACCCCCACCAAAAGTACCTGGCAGCATAGTTAATTGTTGCAACACAATTTGGTGAAATCTCTAAAATGATGGCTTCTATTCCAGTCTGGGATGTCATTATTACCCAAAGATGAACAAGGAAAAGCAATATCTGAAGCAGTGGATCTCTGTGACACATGGGAGGTGAGTACTTGGAGGAGAGAGTGCGGAGGAGCAAATTGGTAGAGGAAGAGTCAGGTCTGACCTGCACCTCTGACAATGGGATATACACCGCTGGACTTCCACATCCACGGCCTTCATGAGGGCTGTTCTGATGCAGTGGTTGGGAGGAAAGCATTACTGGAGAGTAATAGGGAGAAATGGTGAAGGAGTGAGGAGTGTGGGGATGGGCATCTCTTTCTGTCCATAGTCAGTAATCTCTACCATTTTCTAAAGAGGACACAGGGATTCTCTCTTGTGTCATTatgtttttctcccattttcttggCAAAGTTTCCTCATCTAGACATCAATACCAGTGGCTTTGTTGGTATTTCTTCACAGTTTTCCTCTTAGCAATTCTTTCTGGCATATTTGTTGACAACTTCAAGAGCTATTCTTCATAACACCTTCCTCCCCAGGCCATGGAGAAGTGTAAGGATGCAGGGTTGACAAAGTCCATTGGGGTGTCTAATTTTAATTGCCAACATCTGGAGATGATCCTGAACAAACCAGGGCTCAAATACAAGACTGTCTGCAACCAGGTGAGCACCCTCCGGCTTCTCTCCTTCTGTTCTTCCTGTGCTACTGCCGGGCTTCCATTGGCCAGCCTGTCCTGTGCGTGGTACCTTTGTGGACTAGAAGATTCTGCAGACAGAGCCTCTGTCTGTATGGGCTTACAGGATGCTTAGTTATGACTCTCCTTGACAATACCTTAGCGAAACGCTGGGAACATCTTGGGAGAAGCTGTGTTTATGAAGTCAAGAGAGGTAAAGGTGAAGGGAGGTAGAAGTTATTCAGACTTGGAGTGGTGGTCTTAACCTGAGCTACGAAGGATGACCAACCACAGTGTAGACAGAAGGGCTGTGGAGAGCACCATGTATAGAAAGAAATGGCATGAAAACATGGAGTGGGGCAGTTTTAAGGACACCGGAAATAAAGGCAGAGCAATGGAAAAGGTTCTTTCCTAGGGGGTTCGGATGTGTAATTTACATCATTTGGCTTAGAAGGAGCAGTTGTGGGGATACTAATAGTGGATGAAATCAACCCTGAGGGATTTTGAGCAGAACATAGACCTGACCCTGTGCCTGACCACATTtagtttctccttctttctttctgacaTCAAATCAGCTATTTAAGCACATCTATTCTGTTCCTGGTTCTGTGCTCTAAGTTATTGTTTTTAACAAATTCCAGTCATGGAGTATGGGTCTTTGATTGAAAAATATAGCttaaaaaattcatgaatttGGTATATAATGATATGAACCTTGTGATGTCCAGATGTAAATGCTAAAAGCTAATGTGATTTTAATACTAACCTCACCCTCATTTTTGACAATGCCCACTCTCAAGCCTTTAGAACATTTGAAAGGATGACACAGAACATCTGTATTCAACTATATCCAAAATTGTTGAAGTTTGCCACATTGTCACGTGTAGGTAGGTGATGAGGTTACAGCTGTACACAcgcatggaatattttgctgaatgTCTTGATAATACGTCCTATGCACAAGTGTTCACTCCTATAGACCTCAGAAAACTTCTGCTAGGAATAAAGATCCTCTCTGCCATAGTCACCGTTGCATTATTAGATCTATGGAAATTATCAATTATTCCCTGATACCATATAATATCTGGACCACCTTCACATTTCCCATGGCTTCCCCAAAATGTCTTGTATACTTTTTAAACCAGGATATCATTGTGGTTCACACGTAATCTTTGTCAAGCTCTTTTCTGTTGTTCAAGCTCTTTTTAACCTAGAATTACCACCAATTCTTTTTCCCCAGGATATCTGGACAGGATTGGACAAATATTTCAGATTTGTTAGAGTATATTCTCATAATGAAAGTTTGTTTCTCTATTCCAAGTTTTATAAATTAGAAGTTAGGTCCAAATGCTTTATTACATTGGTGTTAACCATTTCCGGCAAGAAAATGTCACCATCATGTTCAGCCCAGGAGGAAGCACGTAATGACAGATCGCCCCACTGTGGGTGATGCTAATTGTGATTTCTTGGCTCAGCTAGTGGTAGCCAGATTTCCTTTTTGATAAATGTGTGTTTCCCCTCTTGAATTTATAAAGACCTGTTGAATGAAAATTGTCAACAGAGGAAATCGTGTTCCATGACAGATATGACACACTAATTGAATATCTATTGATCATTTTGTCTAAATTCATTTGTTATATAGGGGTTTGTgaacaattattttcatttttaactattCTTTGTATCTGACACTTTTTGTGCAAAATTTCAACATATCAAATCAGGATaaactgcagggctggggttgtggctcaatggtagaacgcttgcctagcatgtgtgaggcactgggtttgattcccagcatcacatataaatacatgaataaaataaaggtccataaacatgtgaaaaaataaaaaattaggatttttaaaaaatgtttttaaagataaactgcaactttttcctttaaaatagtgGAATCCTTAATAGCTTGCCTTTAATTATTTACATTGTGTAGAGTTACTGTAATAATAATCATCAGTAGGGGCAGgtatttttgttctctctctctctattactATGGGCATTAACACCTCTATTTACAGTATGTTTTAGAAATGatcctattttcttcatttttgcttTGGAGCAGAAATCTATTCAGCTATCACTAGAGAGATTCCTACCCATGGTACTTTGTCTTTCAGACTTGCCCTCATGAATCTTtgaccaaatttttgtttttggcatGATTTGGTGTTCAAGGTTGGAAGAACTCTTTCCCCAATCCAGATCTGGAATTATGCATGTCTCCTTATAGTTGAAAAGGGTATTTAGCATCCAAGATGTGGTCCACAAAgttgtttctttttagaaatgcctcaaaaagaaaaaaaaatcagggtatAGTATAGAAGtactgaattaatattttaaaagcacattgctacttgatgttaattttttcacctcaaattttatattatagttttttaaaaaaaatcagtttctgttactttgacattttgttttcatattaacATTAGCATTTAATAGAATCTGATACTTTCTGTTTTGTCCACCACAGGTAGAATGTCATCCTTTTCTCAACCAGAGAAAACTGCTGGACTTCTGCAAATCAAAAGACATTGTTTTGGTTGCTTATGGTGCTTTGGGAAGTCCCCGAGACAGATGGTAATAAGAACAAGAACCTCACTTAAAACATCATCAGTgatgaaatatttctattattatatttctattataatgttttcttccttcttttctctttttctttctatccctctccctttctttctgtactgaggattgaactcaaggactctctacctctgagctacatcccaagcccttttataaaattttattgagatggagtcttgttaaattgctgaggctgatcttaaaTCTTGCAgcgctcctgcctcagtcttccaagttgctgggatcacaggtgcatGCTGCCATGTTCAGTTTGTTTTGTAGGGTTACCCATGGAAGGGCTCAAGGAGAGGGGAGAACTTGGCGTTTGTGAGTTGATCCCCTATGACACTGATGCTGCCAGTCCAGCGATTATATTTGAGGATCCCTGGTCTAGAGTAGTCTAAACAGAGCTTGGTCTATTTTGGAGCCTCCTAACAAAGTAAATACTCAGACTCAGGACTCCGGTATCTCTGCCTTTTCTTCCAGGACTGACCAGAACACTCCTGTTCTTTTGGATGATCCAGTTCTTGGTGCCTTGGCAAAAAAGCACAACCGAACTCCAGCCTTGATTGCCCTCCGCTATCAGCTGCAGCGTGGGGTTGTGGTCCTGGTCAAGAGTTTCAATGAGAACAGGATCAAAGAGAACCTGCAGGTGTTGAGGGGCTCTGGGGTTCAGGGTGACTATGCAGTATCCTTTGCATGTGTGCTTTTAAACTCTCAACATATTTATGATGAGCTAGCTTCTCTGTTTTTGTTGATGCATGTGTGATATATTTCTACCATTTTCTTCATCCTGCTATGGCAATAGGAAGACAACATGACTGGAGATTATTAGGATTGGACAGAAAATGGAGGCTCTGGTTTCAATATTACGTCAGCAGTGTTCTGTGCAATCCTGtgcaaattacatttttttaaatgaagttgctGAATTGGGtgattttaaatctaatttttatgattttatttatatttccttgattAGTCATAgtttaatattcataaatttattcacttttaattttctcttaaatcAAGTGCCCATTGGTCTTTATCCACTGAAatatgttatctttttattttcaagagatCACTATTATACTATTAACTATACTTGCATAGCAACCTTCTGCAACATGGAAGTTAAACAATATTCATTTAGCTTACGGGAAACAATTACCCTTGGCTCCCCTGgatatttcttttgctttggaCTGGGCTCTCTCATATATTCGCAGTCTCATATATATTCTCTGACGCATGTGCAGGACAGGGAAGTTCCTCTAGTtcaggatgattttttttaagcttggaattatgtcattttcatgtAAATGACTGGAGCTGGAGAACTTTATACTAAATTAAATAAGTTTGACTCAGGGGTTCAGTATTTTCTTTCATGAGAATGATAGAAGTAGCTAAATCATATAATATAGATAATAGGGAATTACCTTTAACTTTTGCTTAAAATTTATTCAACATCATCAGCTGATAtggtagaaataaagaaatcctCCCAAATATCATAGTATAATGCAGAAAGTTAATCTATGAAAGGCTATGAATTTATCATAAA
The sequence above is drawn from the Urocitellus parryii isolate mUroPar1 chromosome 9, mUroPar1.hap1, whole genome shotgun sequence genome and encodes:
- the LOC144257008 gene encoding aldo-keto reductase family 1 member C1-like, which translates into the protein MNSKHQYVEFNDGHFIPGWGFGTYKPQEVPNSKTIEATKIAIEAGFCHIDCAYAYQVEEEVGLAIRSKIADGTVKREDIFYTSKLWSTFHKPDLVRPSLEQSLKKLQLDYVDLLLIHFPLPLQSGMSLLPKDEQGKAISEAVDLCDTWEAMEKCKDAGLTKSIGVSNFNCQHLEMILNKPGLKYKTVCNQVECHPFLNQRKLLDFCKSKDIVLVAYGALGSPRDRWTDQNTPVLLDDPVLGALAKKHNRTPALIALRYQLQRGVVVLVKSFNENRIKENLQVFEFQLTPEDMKILDDLNRNVRYYPVVDVFYGHPNYPHFDEC